The Halosimplex litoreum genome has a window encoding:
- a CDS encoding DUF7344 domain-containing protein yields MGPTDGMVRYGDRSLVYDALADERRRRVVHLLADADAALTIEDIAERLTDDDRPGDAEDEVVRLRTSPYHVHVPKLSEAGIVRFSPDRQRVRLTESVSPDALDALES; encoded by the coding sequence ATGGGCCCCACGGACGGAATGGTACGATACGGCGACAGATCGCTCGTGTACGACGCGCTGGCGGACGAACGGCGGCGCAGAGTGGTCCACCTGCTCGCGGACGCCGACGCGGCGCTGACGATCGAGGACATCGCAGAGCGACTGACCGACGACGACCGCCCCGGCGACGCCGAGGACGAGGTCGTGCGCCTCCGAACGTCGCCGTATCACGTCCACGTTCCGAAACTCTCCGAGGCAGGTATCGTCCGGTTCTCGCCCGATCGCCAGCGCGTCCGACTGACCGAATCGGTCTCGCCCGACGCACTCGACGCCCTCGAATCGTAG
- a CDS encoding NUDIX hydrolase, whose product MTDADLPARSRERVADWLAEVRERYDCFERVEKRWELAPEAYERDRDRIAAGENGGAGIWVTNDGGEVLLVRNEGDEGWGDPGGKREAGESFETAARREVREETAVEATITGVREVHVLELADESDPDRPALASLIVIFDGRCTGGDPRPREGEIRAVEWFASPPERVLYPEVADRPYPASE is encoded by the coding sequence GTGACCGACGCCGACCTCCCGGCGCGCTCGCGCGAGCGCGTCGCCGACTGGCTGGCCGAGGTGCGCGAGCGATACGACTGTTTCGAGCGCGTCGAGAAGCGATGGGAGCTCGCGCCCGAGGCGTACGAGCGCGACCGGGACCGGATCGCCGCAGGCGAGAACGGGGGTGCGGGAATCTGGGTCACGAACGACGGCGGCGAGGTCCTGCTCGTCCGCAACGAGGGCGACGAGGGGTGGGGCGACCCCGGCGGCAAGCGCGAAGCCGGCGAGTCCTTCGAGACGGCCGCGCGCCGCGAGGTCCGCGAGGAGACGGCCGTCGAGGCGACGATCACGGGCGTCCGCGAAGTGCACGTCCTCGAACTCGCCGACGAGAGCGACCCCGACCGGCCGGCGCTGGCCAGCCTCATCGTGATCTTCGACGGCCGGTGCACGGGCGGCGACCCGCGGCCGCGCGAGGGCGAGATCCGCGCGGTCGAGTGGTTCGCGTCACCGCCCGAGCGCGTCCTGTATCCCGAGGTCGCCGATCGCCCGTATCCGGCCAGCGAGTGA
- a CDS encoding S9 family peptidase, translated as MYDLDRYLNVRSAYGASFGPEGTLSFLLDATGTPQLWTLDGSGEWPVQRTFFDERVTFGSWSPERRELAFGMDEGGDERAQLYRLDADDGTITNLTARPDAKHRWGGWSHDGDRFAFASNRRDESVFDVYVQGRTETGADATLVHEGDGWLSVGGWAPADDRLLVSQAHWNFDQDLYVLDAESGERRHLTPHDGDVRFTSAQWSPEGDALYLTTDYESDTKFLARLDLEALGEDPDESDLTAALDTVADGGEWNVGGVAVDDETGRLVYSRNVDGYTDLTVGELAGPTEIDEFPAPDLPGGIAGGVAFDGDAERFALSATGRTENTNVYVVETETGDVERWTDASTAGIPKSSFVEPELVRYPTFDDRDIPGYFSLPDDWETGETPVIVDIHGGPESQRRPSFAGLTQYFCSRGYAVFEPNVRGSTGYGREYTHLDDVEKRMDSVADVEAAVEWLTDHEAIDSDRVVAMGGSYGGFMILAALTEYPDLWAAGVDVVGIANFVTFLENTGSWRRELREAEYGSLADDRAFLESVSPINNVESIAAPLFVLHGANDPRVPLGEAEQIAEEAAAQGVPVEKLVFDDEGHGITKRENRIEAYTAVVDFLDEHV; from the coding sequence ATGTACGACCTCGACCGGTATCTCAACGTCAGGAGCGCCTACGGCGCTTCGTTCGGCCCCGAGGGCACGCTGTCCTTCCTGCTCGACGCCACGGGCACCCCGCAGCTCTGGACGCTCGACGGATCCGGTGAGTGGCCGGTCCAGCGAACCTTCTTCGACGAGCGGGTCACCTTCGGCTCGTGGTCGCCCGAGCGCCGCGAACTCGCGTTCGGTATGGACGAGGGCGGCGACGAGCGCGCCCAGCTCTACCGCCTCGACGCCGACGACGGCACCATCACGAACCTCACCGCGCGTCCCGACGCCAAACACCGCTGGGGCGGCTGGTCTCACGACGGCGACCGCTTCGCCTTCGCTTCCAACCGCCGCGACGAGTCCGTCTTCGACGTGTACGTCCAGGGCCGGACCGAGACCGGCGCCGACGCCACGCTCGTCCACGAGGGCGACGGCTGGCTTTCGGTCGGCGGCTGGGCGCCCGCCGACGACCGCCTGCTCGTCTCCCAGGCCCACTGGAACTTCGACCAGGACCTCTACGTCCTCGACGCCGAGTCGGGCGAGCGCCGGCACCTCACGCCCCACGACGGCGACGTGCGCTTCACGAGCGCCCAGTGGAGCCCCGAGGGCGACGCGCTGTACCTGACCACCGACTACGAGTCCGACACGAAGTTCCTCGCCCGGCTCGACCTCGAGGCGCTCGGCGAGGACCCCGACGAGTCCGACCTGACGGCGGCGCTCGACACCGTCGCCGACGGCGGCGAGTGGAACGTGGGCGGCGTGGCCGTCGACGACGAGACCGGTCGGCTCGTCTACTCCCGGAACGTCGACGGCTACACCGACCTCACCGTGGGCGAACTCGCCGGGCCCACCGAGATCGACGAGTTCCCCGCGCCGGACCTGCCGGGTGGGATCGCCGGCGGCGTCGCCTTCGACGGGGACGCCGAGCGGTTCGCTCTATCGGCGACCGGCCGGACGGAGAACACGAACGTCTACGTCGTCGAGACCGAGACCGGAGACGTCGAGCGCTGGACCGACGCCTCGACCGCGGGCATCCCGAAGTCGTCGTTCGTCGAGCCCGAACTGGTCCGTTATCCCACCTTCGACGACCGCGATATTCCGGGGTACTTCTCGCTGCCCGACGACTGGGAAACCGGCGAGACGCCCGTGATCGTCGACATCCACGGCGGGCCGGAGAGCCAGCGCCGTCCCTCCTTCGCGGGGCTGACCCAGTACTTCTGCTCGCGCGGGTACGCCGTCTTCGAGCCGAACGTCCGCGGCTCGACGGGCTACGGCCGCGAGTACACCCACCTCGACGACGTCGAGAAGCGGATGGACTCCGTGGCGGACGTCGAGGCGGCGGTCGAGTGGCTCACCGACCACGAGGCGATCGACTCCGACCGCGTGGTCGCGATGGGCGGGTCTTACGGCGGATTCATGATACTGGCGGCGCTGACGGAGTACCCCGACCTGTGGGCCGCCGGCGTCGACGTGGTTGGGATCGCCAACTTCGTCACGTTTCTGGAGAACACCGGTTCCTGGCGCCGCGAGCTGCGCGAGGCCGAGTACGGGTCGCTCGCCGACGATCGGGCGTTCCTCGAATCCGTCTCGCCGATCAACAACGTCGAGTCGATCGCGGCGCCGCTGTTCGTCCTCCACGGCGCCAACGACCCGCGCGTCCCGCTCGGCGAGGCCGAGCAGATCGCCGAGGAGGCCGCCGCCCAGGGCGTCCCCGTCGAGAAACTCGTCTTCGACGACGAGGGCCACGGGATCACCAAACGCGAGAACCGCATCGAGGCCTACACCGCCGTCGTCGACTTCCTCGACGAACACGTCTGA
- a CDS encoding ABC transporter ATP-binding protein, whose translation MAAIETDGLAKRYGSVAAVERLDLTVEAGTIYGFLGPNGAGKTTTMRLLTGLTRPSDGTATVAGVDVRDRDRLGERIGYVPDAPPLYEKLTAREQLSAIADVRGLDPDRARERVEALFDRFGLAAADDRIESYSKGMKQKTSVIQAIVHEPDVLFLDEPTSGLDPNAARTLKAVLTELRDEGTAVFLSTHVLSVVDELADTVGLLSDGRLLAEDDPERLVADRDGDTLEDAFVELTNDADLSARLRESP comes from the coding sequence GTGGCAGCCATCGAGACCGACGGGCTCGCGAAGCGCTACGGGTCGGTCGCCGCCGTCGAGAGGCTGGACCTGACCGTCGAGGCGGGAACCATCTACGGCTTCCTCGGGCCCAACGGCGCCGGCAAGACGACCACGATGCGGCTGCTGACCGGACTCACTCGCCCCAGCGACGGGACTGCGACCGTCGCCGGCGTCGACGTGCGCGACCGCGACCGGCTGGGCGAGCGGATCGGCTACGTCCCCGACGCGCCGCCGCTGTACGAGAAGCTCACCGCCCGCGAACAGCTCTCGGCGATCGCCGACGTGCGCGGGCTCGACCCCGACCGGGCACGCGAACGGGTCGAGGCCCTGTTCGACCGCTTCGGCCTGGCGGCCGCCGACGACCGCATCGAGAGCTACTCGAAGGGGATGAAACAGAAGACCAGCGTGATCCAGGCCATCGTCCACGAGCCCGACGTACTGTTCCTCGACGAGCCGACGAGCGGGCTCGACCCCAACGCCGCGCGGACGCTCAAGGCGGTCCTCACCGAACTGCGCGACGAGGGAACCGCGGTCTTCCTCTCGACGCACGTGCTCTCGGTCGTCGACGAACTGGCCGACACCGTCGGGCTGCTCTCGGACGGGCGGTTGCTCGCCGAGGACGACCCCGAGCGGCTGGTCGCCGACCGCGACGGCGACACGCTGGAGGACGCCTTCGTCGAACTGACGAACGACGCCGACCTCTCCGCGCGGCTGCGCGAGTCGCCATGA
- a CDS encoding SDR family NAD(P)-dependent oxidoreductase yields MSETDGISIEGQNAVVIGGTSGIGLEIARAFARNGADVVATSRSEESVAEAAAELRDLGAETVEVTCNVRDPDSIATLRETAEDALGDTDTLVTSQGSVATTPVTEMTEEEWGQDIDVLLTGAFRAIKEFGAAMDEGSIVNISSMSAEQSREARPSYVSAKAGLNGLTRATAADLGPEVRVNAIAPGFVKTELAGPKLEDGSAFREGVDERTPMERVATPDEISGAALYLASDAASFTTGEIITIDGGYDRSSV; encoded by the coding sequence ATGTCGGAAACAGACGGAATCAGCATCGAGGGGCAGAACGCGGTGGTCATCGGCGGCACGAGCGGGATCGGTCTGGAGATCGCCCGTGCGTTCGCCCGCAACGGCGCCGACGTGGTCGCTACCAGCCGCTCCGAAGAGTCGGTGGCCGAGGCCGCCGCGGAACTGCGCGACCTGGGAGCCGAGACCGTCGAAGTGACCTGCAACGTCCGCGACCCCGACTCGATCGCGACCCTCCGGGAGACCGCCGAGGACGCCCTGGGCGACACCGACACGCTCGTCACCTCCCAGGGGTCGGTCGCGACGACGCCCGTCACCGAGATGACCGAAGAGGAGTGGGGCCAGGACATCGACGTGCTGCTGACCGGTGCCTTCCGCGCGATCAAGGAGTTCGGCGCCGCCATGGACGAGGGGAGCATCGTCAACATCTCCTCGATGTCGGCCGAGCAGTCCCGCGAGGCCCGCCCCAGCTACGTCTCGGCGAAGGCCGGACTGAACGGGCTCACTCGCGCGACCGCGGCGGATCTGGGTCCCGAGGTCCGGGTCAACGCCATCGCGCCCGGCTTCGTCAAGACCGAACTCGCGGGGCCGAAACTCGAAGACGGCTCGGCGTTCCGCGAGGGCGTCGACGAGCGCACGCCCATGGAGCGAGTCGCCACGCCCGACGAGATCAGCGGCGCCGCGCTGTACCTCGCGAGCGACGCCGCCTCCTTCACCACGGGCGAGATCATCACCATCGACGGTGGCTACGACCGTTCGTCGGTCTGA